A single Streptomyces mirabilis DNA region contains:
- a CDS encoding branched-chain amino acid ABC transporter permease, translated as MNTLPQQLANGLFLGSMYGLIAIGYTMVYGIVQLINFAHGEIFMTGGFGALTVYLYVLPDGTSMWIALPAMLIGGGLVAVLIAVGAERFAYRPLRGAPRLAPLITAIGLSLALQQAVFNWYPNAKTDRNFPQIDAGPWHIGSISISSGSLFVIVAAPLCMAALALFVSMSRTGRAMQATAQDPDTAQLMGIDTNKIIVIAFAIGGFFAAVAAVSYGLRYGSIQYNMGFQMGLKAFTAAVLGGIGNIYGAMIGGLVLGLAETMATSYIDGIPGMQQLGGGGWSSVWAFVLLILVLLFRPQGLVGERVADRA; from the coding sequence GTGAACACCCTGCCGCAGCAGCTGGCCAACGGGCTGTTCCTCGGCTCGATGTACGGGCTGATCGCCATCGGCTACACGATGGTGTACGGCATCGTCCAGCTCATCAACTTCGCCCACGGCGAGATCTTCATGACCGGAGGCTTCGGCGCACTCACGGTCTACCTCTACGTCCTGCCCGACGGCACATCCATGTGGATAGCCCTCCCGGCGATGCTCATCGGCGGCGGACTCGTCGCCGTCCTCATCGCCGTCGGGGCGGAACGGTTCGCCTACCGACCACTGCGCGGCGCGCCACGCCTGGCACCGCTCATCACCGCCATCGGCCTCTCCCTCGCGCTCCAGCAGGCCGTCTTCAACTGGTACCCGAACGCCAAGACCGACCGCAACTTCCCCCAGATCGACGCCGGACCCTGGCACATCGGGTCCATCAGCATCAGCAGCGGCTCGCTCTTCGTCATCGTCGCCGCCCCGCTCTGCATGGCGGCCCTCGCCCTCTTCGTCAGCATGTCCCGCACCGGCCGCGCCATGCAGGCCACCGCCCAAGACCCTGACACCGCCCAGCTCATGGGCATCGACACCAACAAGATCATCGTGATCGCCTTCGCCATCGGCGGCTTCTTCGCCGCCGTCGCCGCCGTCTCCTACGGCCTGCGCTACGGCTCGATCCAGTACAACATGGGCTTCCAGATGGGCCTCAAGGCCTTCACCGCGGCCGTCCTCGGCGGCATCGGCAACATCTACGGCGCCATGATCGGCGGCCTCGTCCTCGGCCTCGCCGAGACCATGGCCACCTCCTACATCGACGGTATCCCCGGCATGCAGCAGCTCGGCGGCGGCGGCTGGTCCTCCGTCTGGGCCTTCGTCCTCCTCATCCTCGTACTGCTGTTCAGGCCACAAGGCCTGGTCGGCGAACGCGTCGCGGACAGGGCGTGA